In the Procambarus clarkii isolate CNS0578487 chromosome 70, FALCON_Pclarkii_2.0, whole genome shotgun sequence genome, TATTTAGACGTTGATTACACCTCTTGATgtagatgagtgtgtgtgtgtgtgtactcacctatttgtgtctgcaggatcgagcattgactcttggatcccgtctttcgagcatcggttgtttacagcaatgactacggttctatttccctatcataccaagttttaaaattatgaatagtatttgcttccacaacctgctccttaagtgcattccatttccccactactctcacgctaaaagaaaacttcctaacatctctgtgactcatctgagtttccagcttcaaccaatgttccctcgttctgttactattccgtgtgaacatttcgtctgtatgtgtgtgtgtgtgtgtgtgtgtgtgtgtgtgtgtgtgtgtgtgtgtgtgtgtgtgtgtgtgtgtgtgtgtgtgtgtgtgtgtgtgtgcgggggacCCATAGTCCCGGAGAAGGAAATAAAGAGCACGCAGAGAATAGTCATTTGTCTGATTTCGTATGAGTATTTGTATTCCTACGACCCCTttgatataatttatataatttactGTAGATGGTTCCACGGTTACAAAGTGCGTTGCACTGATGTATATACATTATTATCATTAAaagcaaaatgaaaaaaaaactaaaagatTCGTTAACTAATATTACAAAGCAACTCAACGCCTGTTACAAATCAAACACCTGCTTCAACTCCTCAGGGGTTGGAATTGAACCGCAACACTAAGGCACTAAAATAGGAAACTTGTCGCTCTATAGTCTTTTGTAACTCTAGCTCTTCGCCAAGTTCTATTTCAGACTTGTATGCATTATCCAAGGGCTTTCGTGCCAATTGGAACAAAAGTGTAGCAATATGCTAGACTTCTATATTTCTTGGCTTTCTGCATTTTTCTGAAAGATACTTTGCCACCTCTTCAATTGCACTTTACTGACTGTATGTTCTAGTCAGTGTGAAGGTGCAAGTGTCGTGCAACACCACTGGCTTACCGTGAGGACCCGTCTGGACGCTTCTGAGTGTCCTGGGAGCTCTATGAGTGTAGCTTCTGAGTGTCCTGGGAGCTCTATGAGTGTAGCTTCTGAGTGTCCTGGGAGCTCTATGAGTGTAGCTTCTGAGTGTCCTGGGAGCTCTATGAGTGTAGCTTCTGAGTGTCCTGGGAGCTCTATGAGTGTAGCTTCTGAGTGTCCTGGGAGCTCTATGAGTGTAGCTTCTGAGTGTCCTGGGAGCTCTATGAGTGTAGCTTCTGAGTGTCCTGGGAGCTCTATGAGTGTAGCTTCTGAGTGTCCTGGGAGCTCTATGAGTGTAGCTTCTGAGTGTCCTGGGAGCTCTATGAGTGTGGCTCTCTTTGTGCTGTTGCGAGGCTGGTATTGATGACGCGGCCTGGCAATCACCTTCGTGTCTTGCAATCGTCCCCTGTGATCTATGTCATATCAGATGGTAATAACTGTACTGGTCCGCCGGATGCACCTGTGTTCGGGGAGGCCAAGGTGAAGAGTTACACCAATGCCAAGAGTTCATAGTTACTTCAGAGTTCAAAAGCGCATAGGTTCGAGCCGTcagcaaggctcctgtggatttgttgtttgatattacacgtTAAAGGGATTTATCTGTGTATGCCAAGAGTGTGTCTATCTATATCGATAAGAAAgaatgtctgtcagtctgtccaaGGCTGGAAGCCAGACGCTTGGTGTTAACCCcgcccaactttgcagggtgagtggtctggggtatgggatggaCATAGGCTCGTCCTAGGTCAATAGAATTCAAGAGGAAGAGTCTATCATGGTCAAATACTGACCCTCCACGAATGATTTTGGCTCTACTCGCCAGCTGTGCCTGgctaaatatttttaaaatatatatttcagaataaattatttttcttaatatcataATAAAAATTATGCATTGATCTCTgggaaaatgaatatatatttttactttgtCTGTAGCAGTATAAAACAGATGATTCTCCTACAGCTTCAAAGGATTTCTCGCTATTATATTTTCTTCCTGAGAGTGGGAGAgatccatttatatatattataatattttaacATATTATTCAATGATATCATGAGAGTtcacagatatatatattattcattatACTATGGCTTTTATAGGTGAAAACACGTACATTAAAATCGAGTCTCCACCTTCATAAAAGCTTCCGCCCCTTTCTCAAAGCCAACGGGAACTATTATATATAGTTTTATATTTCACACCACTAGGCTAATCGACCACCCACACACCAATGGGAAACAATTATATAATTTTGATAAAGGGGACAACGAGACCGAGATATAACCAGCAAAAAGACAGGCAGTTAGAAACAGACAGATAGAATGAGATAGAGACAAAATGAAAGACAGACATACGGATACATTCAGATATAAGGACAGCCAGAGATAGGCTAGCAGACAGAGATAGGCTGGCAGAGAGACCGGGtcagagcaatgagagagagaaataggAAGGCAGACTGGAAATCACAGACCACAAAGAAAGAGACAGAAGAAGATATAGAGACATACAAAAGCAGACACAGAGACAAagaaagagatagagaaagaaggaaggagaaggggggATGGTTGAAGGGAAGAAAAGAGTCATGTTTAAACAGTGGGTATGAGAGGGAGGGAaaaggagaagagaaagagaTGAGAGAGGGTTGAAAGGCAAGGAGTAGAGAAGGTGGAGAAGTGTGTGAAGGGTGGAGAGGTGGATGTTAGGGGAGAGCGGGAGAGAAAGATAAAgaaggtgggagagagggtgaagagaggcatAGGAGATGAGAGGAGGAGACAGTTGAAGAGTGGGGGGAGTTGGAGAGAAATAGGAAGAGAAGAAGAATAAGGAAAGCTAGATGAGAGAGAGTAAAAaggctgggagagagagagagagagagagagagagagagagagagagagagagagagagagagagagagagagagagagagagagagagagagagagagagggctgagtAGGTAAGGAAAAAGTGAAACCACGGTTGAGTGAGTATAACACTAGTCTGCTACCCTGtcgacctaggttcgaatcctttagGGATCATTTAGAGTTCTGTTGAAGAAAATAGACAGCAAGAGAGTTACAACAAATGTAATGCGTGTCAGTGAGACAGAGCAACATTTAATCCAAAAAATTTGTGCTGGTCACATATTTGAGTCCAGCCTTCGCCGGAGAGGAAGGACAATAATCAAAATCTGATAAAACAGGAAGAGGCAATCTCCGGACACTCGTATGAATGAGGAAGGGGAGAAAAGAATAATGGCCAGCaccggaggagagggagagagagagaaacaatgaAACAGTGAGAATTAATAGTTTGATAAATATAAGgaatgagacacacacacactgacaattATGAGAAGATCTGATGTTGTCCCCcatctccttcactccctctctctcactctctctctctctctctctctctctctctctctctctctctctctctctctctctctctctctctctctctctctctctctctctctctctctctctctcctacctacTCGCACCTCTCTACTAGGCCCAACTCTTAACGCTCTTAACTATGTCAATTAAGAAGAGCTGGGCATTAGCGATTAACTTCTTCCGCGTCATTTTACGCACGGCGAGATAAGGGCTCCATGTtgatgctgcatattccagctgtgGTCTAATGTACGTTGTATTCGGGATCTTCAACAACTCCCTGTTAGCATTCCCATGTCCATTATGGCAACCTTGCATATGCAACCTATGGCATCCGTGTGATGTGGGCTGGGGTAGACTGTTGTAGGCTGGGGTAGATTGGTATAGACTGGTGTAAATTTGTGTAGGCTGGGGTAGACTTGGCTAGCCACATATAGACTGGGGTAGACTGGTGCGTCTACATCTCCCTCTctactctcttctctttctctctcctcgggttatcctccctctctctctcttcattttCTTCTTTCTTTCAAGGTGCTTTTTCTGCTATTCATTCTTCCCCTGtgtctccctcttttctctctctctcctttcgttGCTTTTCCATCTCCTCTCACACCCTTTCCACTTGTCCATTCTCGCTCCTTTCCTTTTCTCCTCGGTCTCCTGTTTACGTTTTCCGTTACGTTACATCCACTCCTCCATAGCCTGGTCACCCTGCATGTTCTCCTCCATAGCCTGGTCACCCTGCATGTTCTCCTCCATAGCCTGGTCACCCTGCATGTTCTCCTCCATAGCCTGGTCACCCTGCATGTTCTCCTCCATAGCCTGGTCACCCTGCATGTTCTCCTCCATAGCCTGGTCACCCTGCATGTTCTCCTCCATAGCCTGGTCACCCTGCATGTTATCCTCCATAGCCTGGTCACCCTGCATGTTCTCCTCCATAGCCTGGTCACCCTGCATGTTCTCCTCCATAGCCTGGTCACCCTGCATGTTCTCCTCCATAGCCTGGTCACCCTGCATGTTCTCCACCATAGCCTGGTCACCCTGCATGTTCTCCTCCATAGCCTGGTCACCCTGCATGTTCTCCTCCATAGCCTGGTCACCCTGCATGTTCTCCTCCATAGCCTGGTCACCCTGCATGTTCTCCACCATAGCCTGGTCACCCTGCATGTTCTCCACCATAGCCTGGTCACCCTGCATGTTCTCCTCCATAGCCTGGTCACCCTGCATGTTCTCCTCCATAGCCTGGTCACCCTGCATGTTCTCCTCCATAGCCTGGTCAACCTGCATGTTCTCCTCCATAGCCTGGTCACCCTGCATGTTCTCCTCCATAGCCTGGTCACCCTGCATGTTCTCCTCCATAGCCTGGTCACCCTGCATGTTCTCCTCCATAGCCTGGTCACCCTGCATGTTCTCCACCATAGCCTGGTCACCCTGCATGTTCTCCTCCATAGCCTGGTCACCCTGCATGTTCTCCTCCATAGCCTGGTCACCCTGCATGTTCTCCTCCATAGCCTGGTCACCCTGCATGTTATCCTCCATAGCCTGGTCACCCTGCATGTTCTCCACCATAGCCTGGTCACCCTGCATGTTCTCCACCATAGCCTGGTCACCCTGCATGTTCTCCTCCATAGCCTGGTCACCCTGCATGTTCTCCTCCATAGCCTGGTCACCCTGCATGTTCTCCTCCATAGCCTGGTCACCCTGCATGTTCTCCTCCATAGCCTGGTCACCCTGCATGTTCTCCTCCATAGCCTGGTCACCCTGCATGTTCTCCTCCATAGCCTGGTCACCCTGCATGTTCTCCTCCATAGCCTGGTCACCCTGCATGTTCTCCTCCATAGCCTGGTCACCCTGCATGTTCTCCTCCATAGCCTGGTCACCCTGCATGTTCTCCTCCATAGCCTGGTCACCCTGCATGTTCTCCTCCATAGCCTGGTCACCCTGCATGTTCTCCTCCATAGCCTGGTCACCCTGCATGTTCTCCACCATAGCCTGGTCACCCTGCATGTTCTCCTCCATAGCCTGGTCACCCTGCATGTTCTCCTCCATAGCCTGGTCACCCTGCATGTTCTCCTCCATAGCCTGGTCACCCTGCATGTTATCCTCCATAGCCTGGTCACCCTGCATGTTCTCCACCATAGCCTGGTCACCCTGCATGTTCTCCACCATAGCCTGGTCACCCTGCATGTTCTCCTCCACACCTCCATAGCCTGGTCACTTGCACATTCATTCTCATTTTCTTTTTAATATggctatatattgtgtgtgtgtactcacctagttgtgcttgcgggggttgagcttctgtctctttggtcccgcctctcagccgtcaatcaactggtgtacaggttcctgagcctactgggctctatcatatctaaacatGAAACtgggcatggagtcagcctccaccacatcactgcctaatgcattccatctgttaactactctgacactgaaaaagttccttctacgtctctgtggctcatgtgggtactcagtttccacctgtgtccccttgttcgcgtcccaccagtgtggcatagtttatccttgtttactaggtcgattcccctgaggattttgtaggttgtgatcatgtttcccctaactcacacacacactcccctgtgtgtgtgtgtgtgtgagcgcccATCTCTGCATTGTTTTTTCCCCCCGT is a window encoding:
- the LOC138356001 gene encoding transcription factor sma-9-like, coding for MQGDQAMVENMQGDQAMVENMQGDQAMEDNMQGDQAMEENMQGDQAMEENMQGDQAMEENMQGDQAMVENMQGDQAMEENMQGDQAMEENMQGDQAMEENMQGDQAMEENMQGDQAMEENMQGDQAMEENMQGDQAMEENMQGDQAMEENMQGDQAMEENMQGDQAMEENMQGDQAMEENMQGDQAMEENMQGDQAMVENMQGDQAMVENMQGDQAMEDNMQGDQAMEENMQGDQAMEENMQGDQAMEENMQGDQAMVENMQGDQAMEENMQGDQAMEENMQGDQAMEENMQGDQAMEENMQVDQAMEENMQGDQAMEENMQGDQAMEENMQGDQAMVENMQGDQAMVENMQGDQAMEENMQGDQAMEENMQGDQAMEENMQGDQAMVENMQGDQAMEENMQGDQAMEENMQGDQAMEENMQGDQAMEDNMQGDQAMEENMQGDQAMEENMQGDQAMEENMQGDQAMEENMQGDQAMEENMQGDQAMEENMQGDQAMEEWM